The stretch of DNA AAAAATTGAATTTGCTAAGAAATGACAACATTCAAGAACCAATACTGATAACACTTCTAAAACAGGTTTTGCGATCAAGTCATCACAAACTATTGGACCaaaatgatttatgtaattttaagaGCCAAGAAAAATCCACTGAGAATATATTCAAGGATGATCAAAACTGTACCTATATAGTGCATGAAGACTCTAATACCAGCACCACTAGCAACTCACAATCGGACAACTCCTCTGATGAGAAAAACAAGTTGCACTTGCGACTGCAGCTTGATAACTCCGACACAGATACCTCCAGTGACTCAACTAGAGACAAATTCAGTTCAGAATACATTCCTAATGAGCATAATATCATAGATTCCGATAAAGAAAAAACTGAAAGCATTTATTTGTCAAACCCTAGTGCCAAGatgaaaattgaaaataattcaaatatttaCACTGACAATAGACctaaatcaaattatttacaagaactaaaattacttaataataatagtagtagTGAATCTACATCCTATATTGAATTAAAGCCATATAAACCTTTAGATGAAAAATTGATAAATACTGCAGGTGTACCAATTATGGAATTAGATGAGAAGTTGCCCAGTCCCACATCAGTCACTAGACCACATCCTAAGTCATTTGCAGAAGAGCATACATTACcttctaatataaataaaaatgactcagtATCTTCTGCAACACTAAGTAGTGGTTCTATGAAAAATGAAGAAGCTGGAACAAATCCAAAACAAGAACGAACATCTGATGTAGACTCTGTTGAATATAGCAATGACTTTACATCATCACATGTTACAAAGAATAAGGAACTTACAGATAAGCCACCTCCTTCTCCAGAATCGGTGCAAGAAGAACTTGAAGCTAAAGCACCAAAAAATTCTTCTTTTGAAAGTCAGAACCAGAACTCACAAAGCTCTCGAAGCTCAGTATCAATATCAGATGTTGCAGATTTGATTAGTGAGAAGAGTTTGTCCTTCAGTAACCAGACAAATGACAATAATTCTGCAGAAAATAACAAGAGTTCAagcaaaaaatctaaaaaatcaTCACAACATGAAAGAAGTAAGATAAGTGATGATTCTGCAGAGTTTTCTGAATCTCCAATACCATCATTATCTAATCTAAGCCTTGATATTCACAGTGATTGAAAGAAACTTGCATTTTCTGTATGCATAAGGCTGTTAGTGTACATTAAGATACCAATCAGTCATGTTTTTAAGACACCTGCAAAAGTGTAGCATTGCCGTTTAGGCTTTTAAAATTGCACTTAGTCATCTACTTTAGTGTTCACTCATTTGAGCATAAAAAGGGCTTACTGTCAGATACTCCTATTGAAATAATGAACATTATGTGTtaacaaacataaatttaaatGGATAAAATCTGACTCAGACAGGATTCAAAtccacagctcttgtcaagctgggACAAGCATGATAATGTTTACACCActgggtcctcctcctgtccatgtgaAATTGTCATTAGACCAATTATGTGTCAATCTAATAActgacaattattattgtaattcaGCAGAAGTGATAAACTCATAAGTCATACTTTGGGCTCATatgatttttcttttcttaACTACGTTATTAGGTTGATCATAAAAAGTAGAGTAGTCATCATAGAAGCTGTGTTTTTTAAGGTCTGGAAATATTTACACAAGGTAGCAAAAAGTGGGTTACACCAATCATGCTGTTCTTTTTACCTTTTGATTGttcttttatgttttataataccaaatgataataaaaactaatatttcAGGCCCTCAGCTTCATTTTGTGCTACTGTCAATATGTCACTATACACACTGTCACTGTATACAGTATAAAGTTATactgtatattataatactgTATAACTTtatatactatttttattatactttacaGTGTATGTATATAACATCTGCCTTTCGTCaaaactgtattattttatggCCTGAAAACCAATATATCTTAACAAATAAGTTCCTTGTGTGCAAGATGTGAAATATGGTTTTGTATTTACAGAGAttgataatagaaaataattattattacagtaATTTTGTGGAATTAACctgtacataatatttaaatatgtgcTAACTTTTTAAGGTAATTAAGCTTATTTTCAAGATTTGCTTGTTTTAACTTTTCTTCAAAATGTGTATGTGATTGACAAAACAGTTAAGTTTTTgtgagaaaaaataataattagcagaTTGTAGTTCTAGGACTAAAATTCAAGACGTGTTATGTTAGGTGAAATGGTTGTGCCTTATTTGATGTCAACAAAATGATTACTTCAATGGTTCCTtacaaatgataaataaatctagtcctgttataaaatgtttaaactgGTTCCGTCCAAAATTGCTCCATTTTCTTGATTGCTTCAGCATAGTACTCATGCATTTATGACTTAGAATAAGGCTTATAGAAATAAAGAATTTCATTGAAACAAAAttcttcagttttttttttgcaaaaatcaACATAGCCTGTTATCCTGACCTAGCCTAAACTTCTTTTTCTTTGAATAGTAGAATGATTCATAGAAATGACAAACAAGGTGTTTTGTAATCAATGTTTATTTCACAATTTTCGTAAAGCATAGATTGTAGATATCACGTTTCAGTTATGCACACAAGTCAATCCATACCAAACGCTGTAACTAATTGTTACATATTTCTATACAAAAGTATCGCTATACTGTTTATGGCAAAGTAGCGGTTAGTGTAATTCGCGTagaaaaaattatattaaacatattttatttacacctaaatatttttattaggtacatGAGTTTTTAATATGAAAATGGTATAAAAATTACGCTTTCATATATTACATACAATTTCTAATAATACAAATGCGGTTCGTATTCTAACTTTGAAAAGTATAACAATAGTAAAAAGCCACAATGCTTCATATAAACAGAGTATAACACTTGCAAAGTTTGTTCCGGGAGAAGTTTGTTCTTCATATAAACTAGGTACTGTGTTTACAAGAATATTATTtgcaagtttatttattaattttacaaataacagtATTCTGCTGGATCAAATTTTGCAATGTTACATTATTTCATAAAAGTGGAAAAATATCCCCTCCAGGCACTATTATTGTTTTCTTCCTCACAAGCACTTGTCTCTCTGAAATTCGACGTCAACAAATCTCATTAATttgcaacaaaacaaaaacattttaggGCGAAAGGCTTGGTCCTCACGCTTAAGATATTTGTATACATCACAAATACAGCAGAGGATAATCCTTTCTTTGAGGAACATTATAATCTGATTGACTAAAAAGCAACTtagttatataatatacttatattataacataaatttcaaattataataacactagcgtaaataaatataaatttacaaATATGGCAAATATTTGGCTTTGtatatcatatatttttcacaaaattcaaaCGATAAATTAAAGATATCAGAGTTATCAGTCTGTTTTGTCAACTTTGGAATCTCCAGTGACACACTGAACACCTTAATGTTAAAACAAGAGTAGAGTCGATAATAATCTATAAATACACATACTCTATACGTATAGATGTAGCTGTGGAGATTTTAGTGTCCTCGCGTCAATCAGGTTGAAGATGTTACTCTCCATTATAAAGTATGGAGCCGAGTAGCGAATTGTATCGCGGTGATGTTATAGCTCGTTGCCCATAGAGCTGTCGTGCGTGAGATTCGAGTCCATGCTGGCATTGTCCGAGTCCTGGCTCTGGTTGCCGCTGTAGTTGGCAGCCTCTTGCAGCCGCATCAGCATGTTCAACTGTAATAGGagcaatttaaataaagaataattgaatattgttataaacagtaggctaaattttctttttagacTAAGTCAAATAGAATCACATACCTGTCTTATTTCTAAAGTGAATTATTCCTCTGAAATCGTTGGTTTGGTGAAATATGATAGAGACTAGAACTTACCAACGGATCTTGATTGTTGTTAGTATTCGAATCCTGATTGGATTCTTCGGCACCACCTTCGTCAACCATAATGGGTCTCAGAGTCTGTAATAAGGTCAacaaaatattagaaaatagGTACGAATAATATTTAGACACATCCCTATTGGCGTGGAGAAAGCCGCTGACGaaatataaaaagataaaatttcTTATAAGTGAAGAAATCTCTGCATGTCCTCCTAACTGGGTTCGTTTTTGGATAACACgttttcaaaataatatttcaatacattATTTCAGATACATACCAAAATATACTCAAGTAAAGGGTACGTAAATCTcatgcatacataaatacataaagcgCACTGGTTTCCTCTCAGTCATCCGGAgagcatactccagcacgctgctAAATGTTATAGTAAATCATTAAGACTACTGACATGCGAGTGGTTAGGCTCCCTCCAGGGGTAGGAGGCGCGCACGTGCGCCAGCGGGTCGAGCGCGGCGTTGCGGCGCCGCCCGTACAGCGCCACGCCCTCGCGCACCGCCTCCGACGCGTACGGCACGATGCTGTAGTTCCACACGTCCGCGAACCATGCCTAGCAAACGAACACTTGTTGATAAATATGCACTGCTGCTAAAAAATGGGCTTCTGGTTGACCACCTGATGGTAAGCGAAGATGAGCTTACCTAGTAAACGCCTATTTAATCAAGTTTTGAGGAATATTGATTAGGCAGGGTAAAAAGCAAATAGTTTTAGCAAAAATAGCAGGATTTGCTATAAGTagtagcattttattttttaggtcTGGCAATATTGCAACTTTTCCCGTTGGCAGCGAAAAGTGTGGGTAAAATAGAAGTTAGGAAAACATTTCAATATAATTTCTACCGTTATGATAAGAGTTTATTTCTAATTAATCTTTCCCgttataacaaatattttactttgatATCTAAATGGTTACCTGACTAGCGTCCAAATCCATGGGGCAGGCGAGGAAGAGCCGTGGTCCGACGGTGACGTCACTGGAGGAGTGAGCTTCGAGGAAGGCGTTGAGAGCGGCCCACACTCCCGGCAGCCACTCTAGTACTGCCGCCAGTGCCGGCTCGCGGCGACCGAGACGGAGCTCGAGCGAGAACAGCTTGCGGCGGAGATATCTAGGGTAAAAAAGGCAAATGTTATCAAAATCAAGTCAATAAccatttattttcaatgtagaaTCCTCACAATTTTATATaactttactatttttttaaatatttatcactaCACTATACTTcactaatataatattaaatttttgttataatttacaaTCACATCGGAACATGTGGTGAGGAGAAAATTCGGTGCAAGAAACTCCTCTAGAACTTTATAAACTATGTGTGACCCTGTTCACTCCTGTACCGGAAGGGATATGGAGTATATTGCgtcatattaaaataaaaaaatgatagttATCTTTCTTATAGTCGTTATCTTTCACATTATGTGTAATGGCTGATACTTCGGATGAATATTCACATACCTTGCTAAGAAACCTTTGACTGGCTCCATGTGGTTGGCAGTGAGGAGCCACCTGAAGTTATGATGAAGCTGCAGATTCGTGGTGTTGCAAGTCGCTTGCGACATCGTACCTGCAGACAGTGAATAACAACTTTAGATATATGAACGATAtacaaatgataataaaaactaatatttcAGGCCCTCAGCTTCATTTTGTGCTACTGTCAATATGTCACTATACACACTGTCACTGTATACAGTATAAAGTTAtactgtattattataatactgtATAACTTtatatactatttttattatactttacaGTGTATGTATATAACATCTACCTTTCGTCAAAACTGTATTTTGTGGCCTGAAAACCAATATATCTTAACAACTTTAGATATATGAACGATATACAAAGTATAGTATTTTCCTTATAAATGTATGTTGTTCGTAGCTTATAGATATAGCATAGATTAGTGCGTTCTTCTGTCGTGTAGATTATAGTCATGAAGTCAGTAACAGAATTACCAgccctttttttacctttgatgggtttgctcttggccccagacttgcccgaaggcattgacgacgcttaagatggagcgagctcgcccagaaggtgcctgttcactctggccttgaaagcacccgggttatatacattcggaaatacagaagacggcaaagaattccactccccctaatgtcagagttattattgaacccTAATGGGCGCAGTAATGGCAGtaatgacatggctcattagTGCGTATTAAACATTGCTCCAGAATTGGACTGAAGTAATGACGGTGATATTGGCGGTATATATGAATGAACGTACCAATAATAACAGGCATGTTCCTATTATCCGGCGGCAGTAGTCCGGCGAAGGCATCTCCCAAAGCCGAGGCATGTTGTAGGTTGTCGAGTACTACCACTGAAGGCAGTGCCTCCTCccccgccgccgcggccgccgccgccgccgccgcgccgcattGCTCGGCAATGTTCGCCAAGTACGCCCGCACTTCGTTGCAGGATTTGCGGTCCACACTGTTGATTTAAATATAGGGTTAGCGCATATTGTTATAGTTACTTCATAGTCGAACTTATCTCCAATAAAAGAATTGATGTAAAACGTGAGACTTGATAGATTAAAGATTCACatttttttggtaaaaaaatacataaaaaacggCTCAGAGTATACATTGTTTGTTCTATtgttgggagtctcatatctctgataataacgcggtaagaaaccggtattatgtgttttaattaggtcaGAGTATgtagtattaaacagaacgtcCATTTCAGTGCaattagtaattatatttcaataaagattttacaattGTTTCAATGTACGGTAagtattagatctgtcaaagtacggcAGCCAGCCTTGTGACTgatgttgtgacgttcattagcatagctATGTTCCGTCGAGATTACGCtcatcgattcttttctatgtaagtaggtagtaataATTTTGTGAGAAATTACTCGtaatatctaaaaaaaaaaacatttgtctATTTGAATGGTTCATAAAGGGATGTAGTGAATGCATACTTGAATGTAGCGACGGCCTCAGCAGGGTTGCCGCGTCGCTGCGTGCGCTGCACGTAGAACTCTGCCAGCTTGGCCGCGAGGTACGACTTGCCCGTGCCGCTCGGCCCGCACAGGATCACGCGACGGTGCTCCGATAATAGCGATACGTATCTGAACGGTAGGATGTGGGGTTTATTATGTTGGTATGCTGAAGTAACTATAAATATTGATGGATCATGCTCAAATTTCATCCCGATGCGGGTAATTGTAATTTATGACATAACatagataaacagcctatatacgtcccactactgggcacaggcctcccctcaatcaaccggagggggtatggagcatactccaccacgctgctccaatgcgggttggtggaggtgtttttacggccatagcctggaccaacgacttaacgtgccctccgaagcacggaatcatcttacattttcggacaatcaggtgatttaagcctgaaaagtctttaccaaacaaatgacagtctcacaaagtgatttcgacaatgcccccatcggaaatcgaacccggacctccagatcgtgagcctaacgctctaaccactagaccacgcagctgttgtaatttatgaagttgttggcaataaaaaatactgagaacacataatgtaggtataatatatgCATACAGACACCAATCTAATTTTGAACATATTTATAGTTTAGCAGTATGTACTGACAGCTTACCtgtacacaatattttttggtataAGGCTGTCGAAAGCCAAACTGCCGACTCCTTGAAGACAGATGTAGAGAGTATTGACAGTGCCGACGATGTAACCGCACGGCAGCAGTTCCGGGAAGCCAATCTCCGGGCCGCGGGTCGCCTCGCCCAAATGATACGAAGTTATAGAGTCAGTGTTCAACCCCAAGTTCGTTCCCGGGTCTATCCTTGACAAGTAATCCTTAAACGTCTTCCTAACTATATAATCTAAGTTCTGCCAAGTCGTCTTGCCAGATATATAAGTGTACGCTATCGTGAATTCATTGCAATTTATTGTCGAGTCACTATTGTACACGTTCTTATAGGAAGTACTGTGCGTTGATTTATTGCTCTTAAGGCTATTCgtgtttgatttatttataggaGGGTAGTCTTGTGTCTCGGCTTCTGGACTGTGGTTCTGAGACATTCGCGGCGAGTCGAAGCTGGGTTGTTTGTCGAAGTGGTTGTTGTAACCACTTGACGATTGTTTAGCGTAGAATCTGCATTCAGACTCCGTCAGCGTATCTTGCACCTCCTCGAAATATCTTTGGAATGTTTCGGGCTGTCCTAAGTACACGGCTATCGCTATCTTCTTGCCGTCTGTCGTGTCCCCTTGGCTATCGGCCACACCTGAAAGATAATAATAACGTCATAACCCTGTTTACACTATGgtgttgttgtttgttattcttctattatgtgggtcgtgaggtggattatcgaCCTCAGAAGGAacttagtgtcagggttactattgagcttcgaaaggcccctgacatgactcatgtaacgacta from Pectinophora gossypiella chromosome 3, ilPecGoss1.1, whole genome shotgun sequence encodes:
- the LOC126381766 gene encoding centrosomal protein 43-like, which gives rise to MAQTEDTELRDLVIEALEKNGSLAKIRALLRANVFLVFEDEYENIKQNVSLDNILKLPEGSLCLSIVHDFLEFCNLKNTLFVYKAESRQRKDYNYEGQRKLAEKLNLLRNDNIQEPILITLLKQVLRSSHHKLLDQNDLCNFKSQEKSTENIFKDDQNCTYIVHEDSNTSTTSNSQSDNSSDEKNKLHLRLQLDNSDTDTSSDSTRDKFSSEYIPNEHNIIDSDKEKTESIYLSNPSAKMKIENNSNIYTDNRPKSNYLQELKLLNNNSSSESTSYIELKPYKPLDEKLINTAGVPIMELDEKLPSPTSVTRPHPKSFAEEHTLPSNINKNDSVSSATLSSGSMKNEEAGTNPKQERTSDVDSVEYSNDFTSSHVTKNKELTDKPPPSPESVQEELEAKAPKNSSFESQNQNSQSSRSSVSISDVADLISEKSLSFSNQTNDNNSAENNKSSSKKSKKSSQHERSKISDDSAEFSESPIPSLSNLSLDIHSD